In Bacteroidales bacterium, the DNA window TCATCACTTACCCCTACCGACAAAATCCTTACCTATCCTGACTATGTTTTTCATGAAGCTGAAATTGTGAACCCGTTGAACTCGGGCCGACAGTGGTTGGGAGAAGAATTTACTGATGCCAATCCCCAACAATTCAATTTCAGCCTTATTAATGTTAACCCACTAACACCGCTTACTATCAAGTGGCAGGTCGCTGCACTTTCAGATGATTTATCCACTTTTAATTTAATGCTCAACGATCTGTGGATTGATTCGCTCAACCTGGCTGCTTCATTACCTTTGGGCCACATAAGATCTGCAAGCAAGACCATTACTTCTGATGATCTCAGTCCTGACCTGCTATTCTCCGTTGATTATGAATCTACTGCACCGGAATCAAAAGGCTGGCTGGATTATATCAGCATCAATTTTCGCCGGGAAATGAAAATGGCAGGTGAGCAGTTCCATTTCCGTGATCCCCTGGTTGTTGGTTCAGGGCTTATTGGAGAGTATACTATTGCCGATGCCACTGATGATCTTATGGTTTGGGACATCACCGACCATAACAACGCATCCAGGGTTGATGCAACTTTTTCTCCCGAAACCAGATCATTGTCTTTTGTGATCCCAGTTGAAGAACTTTATGAATTTGTTGCAACCAGCCCGCGTGAATTTATGGCCCCGGTTGAAATGATCGCTATCCCAAATCAGAATATTCGAGGGCTTCCTGCCGCTGATATGCTTATCATTTCACATCCTTCGCTGCTGACTGAAGCACAGCAATTAGCAACTTTTCACATTACTCATTCAGGCCTTACGGTTCACGCCATTGATGTAAAAATGATCTACAATGAGTTTTCATCGGGAAAGCAGGATGTAACAGCAATCCGTGATATGATCCGGTTCTTTTATGATAAAGCTGCTGAAAAAAATGAAAGCCTGCAGTATGTGCTCATGTTCGGGATGGGGTCGTATGATTACAGGAACCGTATTACACCCAATAGTAACCTTGTGCCGGTGTACCAATCACTTAATTCACTCGATCCGATTTTAAGCTATAACACCGACGACTTCTTTGCCACCTTGCAGGATGGCAATGGCGATTGGGATATGAACATGAATTCCGAACCGCTTGATGTGGCCATAGGCCGGCTTCCGGCAACCAATGCAGTAGAAGCGAAAGCAATGGTTGACAAGATTATTCATTACTCCACCAATGATCAAAAATACGGGCAGTGGCGAAATGTTTATACCCTGGTGGCAGATGATGGCGATACCGGCCTGCACATGAATGCAACTGAAGCAGTTGGCGAAACTGTGGAGCAATCCAACCCGGTTTTTAATCAAAAAAAGATTTATCTTGATCAGTTTGAGCTACAGCAGACCCCTGATGGACCTCGCTATCCCGAAGCGAACGAAGCAATCAAACAAGCTCTGAACCAGGGCACGCTGGTATTTAATTATATTGGCCACTCAGGCCCCGAAGGATTAGCTGCCGAAAGGGTTCTGACCGCCGAGGATATTTCCGCGCTGGATAACCATGACAAACTTCCGCTGTTTATTGTGATGGGTTCAAAGTATGTGAATATTTCTGATCCGGGAATACTTTATCAGGGCAACGATCTTATGTTACGGGAAGAACAGGGAGCCATTGCGGTTATTGCACCCACTGCCCCTGTTTATGCAAGCCCAAATCTTTCATTCAATAATGCTCTCACCAACTTCATTCATACCAATTCGGGTCCTGCAAGAGTCGGCAATGTTATGAAGCAGGCTAAGAATGAAATGTCGCATGTGCAAAACCGCCGTCATGCCTTGCTTGGCGATCCGGCAACCCAACTTTCGCTTCCCGAACAAATTACGGTAATTGATTCTGTTATTGGGATCGCTTATCAGATTTTTGCTGACACATTGGCTCCAGCCCAGGGAGTTGTAATCAAAGGATCGGTCATAGACCATGATGGAAATGTAATTTCAGGATTTGGAGGAACCATAAATCTCACGCTTTATGAAAGGGCTTATCCTGACACAACGTTGGGCAACCAGGGTGACCCGTTCATTTTAATGCGACGTGATGATGTGATCCTTACTGTTGATGGTGCGGTTTCCGACGGTAAATTCGAAGCGCAATTCCAGCTTCCCGGCGAACTTGACCGTGAGTATGGCGATTTGAAGCTAAGTTGGTATGCATTGGGAACCAATGCAGATGCTGCCGGAGCCCAATTCCTGATGGCTGGTGGCGGACCTTTTGGAATTGACGATGACATATTTGCCGAAAGCCTTGTGAACATCTACCCGACAATAACCCGCGACCTGGTTTTTGTAGATTTTCTAAAACAGAATCATGGCTTTACAAATCTCAGTATTATAAACCTCGCTGGGAACGAAGTAAGCAGGCAAAACATTGCCGGTAAAATGAGGGTGCAGCTAAGCCTGGGCAATCTGCCGTCCGGAATTTACATTGCCGTAATACAAGGAAATGAATACAGTGTGCGACGCAAGTTGATGGTACAGTAAGTTTTGTTGAACATGGAATTAGACCTCCGGGTAGCTTCCAGGAATGGAGTAGCCCGGAGGTTCTTTTATTTTTCGGTTCTCAGTATTTTAATGGCATTATTGATCAGCTATGATCAACTTTTTTGCATTAGTTTTAACATCAATGCAATTTAGATGCATTCTAAATAATGAAACCCATATAATTAATTCTTATCCAGTGAATTGAGCGGCACTTATACCATTCTGAATTTTTACACTTTATACAGGACATGTAGATTCTTATGTATATTTTTGCATACGAATTGACAAGGTATAAATCTTGTCTTTTCAACAGGCCAAAATAGATATTATTGCCTATTTTTATCGCACCATACATTAACAAGGCCATGCAGAATTTTCGAACCATTATCACTTTCCTTCTTGCCGTAATTGCACCGCTCATCATCATCACTGTGGTGTTGCGCGAAGCCAATACTGACAATTCAAAATTGGAATCGTTACGTGAAGAATACTCCGCGATACTACAACCGGGCGTGGATCATGGAAAGCATGAGATCTTACAGCAAGAATTTACCAATCCGCATCTGATAACTGCTGCCTGCCTTAGCTGCCACACCGAGCGTGGAAAAGAAGTGTTGGGCAATGCCCACTGGAAGTGGGAACGCGAGGCATTTATTCCGGGTAAAGGCGTTACTTACCTAGGTAAAAAGTCATTGATCAACAATTTTTGCACTGGCATTGCCTCCAATGAAGGTTCCTGCAACCGCTGTCATATCGGCTATGGCTGGAAAGATAAAAGCTTCGATTTCACCAACGAATTCAATATTGACTGCCTTGTTTGTCACGACAATACCGGCACTTACGAGAAAGCAAAGGGTGGAGCCGGTTACCCGGTGATGGGACCTGATGGCCCAGATTTCAAGAATATTTTAGCCAATGTGGGTAAGCCTTCCCGAACCAATTGTGGTTATTGTCATTTTCATGGCGGGGGAGGCAACAATGTTAAGCACGGCGATCTTGAAATGGCGCTGCTCACTGCGGATCGAACTATTGATGTGCACATGGGCGTAGATGGAATGAACATGCAATGCGTAGCCTGTCATCCAGCTGAGAACCATCAGATGCTGGGCAGGTATTACGGCGTTTCCTCTTCGAACACGCAGCGAGCCACCTGCGAGCAGTGCCATACCGCCGTTCCACACACAAGTAGTAAACTTAACGAACACACGGTAAAGGTAGCTTGCCAAACCTGCCATATCCCGGTTTACGCAAAAGTAAATGCCACCAAAATGTCATGGGATTGGTCAACAGCCACACGAAGGAAAGAAGGTTTGCCTTACCAGGAGCTTGACTCACTGGGCAACGAACTTTTTACATCTATCAAAGGCGATTTCACCTGGCAGCGTATGGTCGAGCCTGAATACGTCTGGCATAACGGAACTGCTGATCATCACCTTTGTATGGAGAAAATTGATTTAAACGATCTGCCTTTGAAGATCAATACGCTCTTTGGCGAATACCGCGATCGTAATAGTAAGATTTATCCCACCAAAGTTCACAGGGGAACACAACCTTATGATACCGAGAACCTAACCATCATCCAACCAAAACTATGGGATGCAGAACCCGGCAAGGGAGCCTTATGGATTGACCTTGACTGGGAAGAATCATTGAAAAGAGGAATGGAATATGCTGAATTACCTTACAGCGGAAAACATGATTTTATTCCAACCGAAATGTTTTTACCTGTGAACCACATGGTTTCACTTGCTTCTGAATCCCTGCAATGCAAAGACTGCCATACGCGCTATGATGGAAGGCTGAAAAATCTTACCGATTTTTATATGCCCGGACGCGATTACAACGCCGGCATTGAAACTTTCGGGCAATTGCTGATAATTCTTTCACTTCTTGGAGTTATCATGCATGGCTCAGTACGATTTATCACTCACAAGAGAAAAGAAGATAAAGTAAAATAGACCACTAATTCTGTTTTTACAGCAACACTACAACACTGTATAACTGCATCACTGTAACACGGCATCACAAAAAAAATGGAAAACACAAAAAGAGCTTACGTTTACAAAGGTTTTGAACGCTTCTGGCACTGGACGCAATCGTTCCTGATCATGTTTCTGGCCCTCACCGGTTTCGAAATTCACAGCAGCTATACACTGTTTGGTTTTGATTCCGCTGTTGATTTGCACAACAAAGCTGCCTGGGCATTTATCGTGCTCATCATTTTTGCAATTTTCTGGCACATCACCACCGGCGAATGGAAGCAATACCTTCCAACCACAAAAAATCTGAGAGCACAGTTGGAATATTACATAACCGGAATATTCCGTAATGCGCCGCACCCAACCAAAAAAACGGTTCTGAGTAAGTTGAACCCATTGCAAAGACTGGTTTACCTGGGGCTTAAGATTTTGATAATCCCGGTGATGGTTGTTTCCGGGCTACTATTTATGTTTTATCGCTATCCACAATCGGGTATGATAAAATCTTCCAATATAGAAAGCCTTGAAATTATTGCCTTGCTGCATACTTTAGGCGCCTTTCTGCTCATTGCTTTCCTGGTTGTTCATTTGTATCTGATCACCACTGGGCATACGGTAACTTCGAACCTGAAAGCCATGATTACAGGATGGGAGGAGTTGGAAGATGAGGCTGAGGCTGAGGTAAAGGAGGAGTTGGTGTGAAAATGATATATTGCAATCTTTAAGGGAATGATTATTTGCATAGACAATTAACAATATGAAACTGAAGATTCTAACAACATTATTTGGGATTGCGTTCATTGCGGGGATGTTTTTTTCCTGCGGCAGCAATGATAATGCAGCCAGTGAGCCAATTGCATCAACCGAAAAGACCAGGCTTCTGCTCGAATGGTTCGAAAAAAACGGCAACTACATCAACAGCCCCGAAATCCCCTCCATCACGGATGCGCAGAATGTGTGGGCTATGCGTGAGGAAAACATTCAAATCATTGACCTGCGCACGCCTGAAGAATTCAGCGAAGGCCATATAGAGCATGCGGTGAATGTTCAGGCTGGAAACATCCTGGATTATTTTACCCACAGTATTAATCCCAAGGCCTTCAAAAGCATCTTTTTGGTTTGCAACGACCTGAATATCTCCGGGTATGTTTGTGGTGTACTGCGTATACTGGGTTACGATAATGTTTCAGCAATCCGGTTTGGAATGAGTGGTTGGGATCGCGGTATATCAGAAAAATTCTGGCTTGCTAACATCAGCAGCCACCTGGTTGGGAAACTCGAAACCACTTCCAATCCTAAAAACAAAGCAGGAGATTATCCAGGTATTCTATCTTCAGGAACCTCTGGCTTTGAAGTTGCTTTGGAGCGTGCGGCTGAGGTCTTAAAACACGATCCCAAAGATTATAATATTTCATTGAAAGAACTTTCGGCAAATCCGGGTGATTATTATACAGTCTGCTACTGGCCCGAAGATAAATACACCAGCAACGGCCATCTTCAGGGTGCAATCCAATATGAACCCAAGAAATCCCTCAGCCGCGATACACAACTGAATACGCTTCCGTTGGATAAACAAATTGTTGTTTACTGTTACTCAGGACAGCACAGCACCTATGTTGCCGCTTACCTGCGCATGTTGGGTTACGATGCCCGATCCCTCTCCTATGGCGCCAACGGGTTTATCCATGAAGTTATGGCCCGAACCGAACCAAGACCAACGCGCACATTTACTGAAAAGCTAATCCAGGAATTGCCGATAGTGAAGCAAGGCTTGCCAGCACCAGGACAGCAAAAAGCAAAAGAGTTTGAAACGGTAACTGTTCAAGGGGGATGCTGAAGTAAGTTACAAGACCCAAGACCCAAGTTCCAAGACCTAAGACCAAAATTCAAAGAACAAACGAATAAACAATTGACCATTCAACCAATTAACCAATTAACCAATATCCGCTCCATTACAGTATCACTGCATCACTGAAACACTGCAACACAAAACAAGATATGGAAACCAAACCTAAACCCTACATGAACCCTTACCTGGCTGGATTTCTGCTGGGATTGGTTCTATTGGCGGCATTCTTTGTAACCGGGCGTGGCCTGGGGGCAAGCGGCGCAGCAAAAAGCGTGGTTATTCAAACCGTGGCCACTGCTTCACCCGAATATGCTGCCGAGCATCCCTTCTATGCCGAATATTTTCGCGAAGGGCCAGGTCCAATGAAAAACTGGCTGGTTTACCTCACCCTTGGTGTTCTGGCCGGCGCATTCTTTTCTGGCTCCATGGCCGGAAGATTGGGATTTAAAGTAGAAAAAGGCCCCAAGATCAGTTCAGGAACAAGATTGATTTTTGCTACTCTTGGTGGATTGTTGTTTGGGCTAGGAGCCCAGTTCGGACGCGGATGTACAAGTGGCGCAGCACTTACAGGGATGACAATATTGTCCACCGCAGGGTTCGTAACCATGATGGCCATTTTCGGGTCAGGATATGTGTTTGCATATTTTTTCCGTAAACTTTGGCTTAAATAGAAAGGAATAATATTATGGGACCACTCATTCCTCAAGGATTCGTCAACCCTGATTTAAACCTCTTCTTCGCTTTCGTAATCGGGCTTGGGTTTGGTTATGTGCTCGAACAGGCAGGATTTTCATCATCGCGGAAACTGGCCGGTGTGTTTTATGGCTACGACTTTGTTGTGTTACGTGTGTTTTTTACCGCAGCCACTACCGCCATGACCGGCCTCTTGCTTTTTAATTACATCGGATGGATTGATTATAGCATGCTTTACATCAACCCAATGTTTGTTTGGTCTGCAATTATTGGCGGTGTGATCATGGGCCTTGGTTTTATCCTGGGCGGATTTTGTCCGGGAACCAGTCTTACAGCCGCCGTTATCGGGAAAATTGACGCCATGTTCTTTATTGGCGGTATGTTTATTGGAATTTTTATTTTCGGGCAATTTTACGACACATTCGAGGCAATTTATCTCGGTAATAACCTGGGTGGAATCTTTGTTTACGAATCATTGGGCATGAGCCGCGAATGGTTCGCAATGATACTGATCCTGGTGGCTTTGCTCGCTTTTGTGATCACGCAAAAAATTGAAGACAGTGTAAATGATACGCCCAGGGTTTTGCGTGAAGCTAGACCCTCGCATATGATGCCGGCAATGCTTATGATTTTAGCCGGTTTTGTGCTGCTTATACTGCCGTCGCAGCCACGAAGCAACTGGAAAGAAACAGGCGCTGATAAAATCCTTGCAGAAATGGCTTCAAAACAACATTTTACGTGCCCCGATGAGATTGCATTCAGCATTATGCAAGGTGATAAATATCCCGTTTTGCTTGTGGATGTAAGGGATCCTACAGAATTTGAAAGATTTACGCTTCCGGGCGCTATCAATATCCCGCTCGCCGAAATCCTGCAACGCAAGTGGGAAACTGTATTTGAAAATCCTGATCTCAAAATTGCTTTGTTTTCTTTTTCTGATACACATGCTGAAGAAGCCTGGTTAATTGCAAGACGGGCAGGTTATGAAAACATAAAAGTGCTTGAAGGCGGACTGAACAACTTTCTTTACAGTGTATTCATCGAGGAAGTAGTTCCTGAAAGACAACGGCCTGATTGCCTTGAGTTGCATACTGTGCGGTTCAGAGAAAATGCAAAGAATTACTTTCAGTCTGGCCAGGCGATCAAAATGGAAGATAAATCACCGGTTCCGGTTATTAAAGTTGTGGAAATTGAAATGCCCGCAAGTGGAGGATGTTAAAAATTAAAATCAACGATTATGAACGATTCAGATCATAAAATGCTAAATACCGGCGCACTGATTTTTGTTGGCGTAACACTATTGGTGATGTTTTTGCAATATATTGCCGGACCGGGCTACAAAGCCAGCAACACCGAAGTGCTTGCAAATGCAGGCGGTTCTGAAAGATGGATGTTGCCTCACCAGTTTCGCAGCATCATAGAAAACGATCAGTTACAAAATTACCTGCTCGTTGACCTTCGCCCAAGGGAAGAATTTAACCAGGGAAGTCTGCCTGGTGCTGTGAATATTCCTTTTGAGAATTTACTTGAAACAAAATCAATGAAATCATTGAAAACCAATCAACCGGTTTTACTTTTCTCAGGTAGGGAGGCACAATCGTCTGTTGCCGGCTTATTATTATATGGCGAAGGCTTCAGCAATGTATTTGTTTTGGCCAACAATTATAGCTACATAAAGGATAATGTGCTTGGCAAATTTGAACCATCAACTGCGTTTACGCACGAGGAAAAAGCGCGCTACGATTATCACAGGTTTTTCAAAGCAACACCAAAACCATCTTCACAGCCTGCTGCCTCACAACCCAAAATTATCGAAACGCAGGTAGTTAGTGTTGAGGGAGGGTGCTGATCTGTTAATTTGTAGAACTACTAGTAAGCCATAAAGCTTCGTGTTAGTAATTTTGCTTGCGAATACATCTAGAAAATGTAAACACAGAATAGAAATAACAAAGCCGAATAAGACTAAGTTTTACTCAATAACTGACTTGCAATATTACTGATTGCACACTGGAGCATGTTCACAAGCCAATCCCTTTTAGAGTTACACTTATTCGAACGAATAAATATTTTGAGGTACATATTTTCAAAGAGAAACATTTATACATTGGCTATTGGGTTTCAAAATAAAGCCTGGCAAAGTACTTACCAGGCTTCACAAAAAACATGAAAATGCAAGCGGTGTCATTTTTTAACCACTGTTTTTTCTATTTGTAGGATTTTCTCAAAATACATCGCAAATGAGCGATATAGAAAATGCGTCCACTTTCCAAACGGTACAATGAGTAATGCCCACTGCACGAGGATGATCATATGAAGTATATAAACCCAGAAATTATTTTCAAGCAGGTTGAGGTCAATAAAAAACCTGACAGTGAATGCTGTAAATCCAAGTAAAAACAGCCAGGTCACAAATAACCAGTCAGAAGGCTGTGAGAACCTGTTAACTTCTTTATTTTTCAATACACGGCTTTTCATAAAGATGAAGGTCAATACGAATACTGTTGCACTGACAAGATACCCGAAAACGATTAACAGGATGTTCTCGGCATGAAACCAATCAAGTACTACTGTTGTGAACAGCAGTGTGAGATAACCGATAACAAGGATGAGATGTTCGAGCCAGCGTGTTTTGCTGTCATCGCATCCGAGGGTTCTCTTTTGTGTGAACATGTGCACGATCAATTCACCAAAACTCTTGAAATAAGTTGAAAGGGAGACTTTTCGTCCTGGTTTGATAATCAGAAAATACCACATCCGGATCAGATTGGGAACCAGAATTACCAGAAAAACAGAGAGAATGGCAAAGAATTCAAACTGATGGCCGATAGGCATGATGCGTTCTGCATCAAAATTCAGATTGTATGCAAACCCGATTACTGCAAGTGCAGTGATAACAAATGCCAGGATGGTAAGGGGCAGGTATTTGTAAAGCAATCCAGACAAACCTGTCCAATCATATTTCGCAGTCAGCCATCTTCTGAGTGCCATCATAAGTTCGCCTGGATTGGCTTCTCTTGGACAATGTGTGGTACACTCACCGCAGTAATAGCATAACCAGGGATCCAGGGAACTTGTAATCTTGTCTTCGAGGCCTACTACACTTGATCTTACCATCATTCGGGGAAATGATTCCTCGGGTGTTGATAATGAACAAATAGCTGTACAATTACCGCAGTTGTAACAGGCACTGAAGTCAACTCCTCCGAATTTTTTTAGTTCCGCTAAAAAGTTGGGATTAACTTTTGTCATTATGTGTTTGCTTTTTTGTCAGTTCGTAATAAAAATATTCGTCATCATCGTCAACCTGCCCGACCGTAACTTCGCCATATTTTCGCATTGTCATCAGATAGTAAGTTAAATCACCAACCTGAAGGCCTGTGGCAGCAGCAAGTTCGGGTATTGTTTTAGGCTCGTCTTCGAGAGCGGTACGAATCGTTTTCCTCATATCTGCAAAAGCCTTACGACGTTGTTTTGCTAACTCAGGCACTTGCCTTTGTTGTTTGATTACATCAATCGTTCTTGTTTTTTCAGCACTCATGATTTTAATGTTTTAGAGCTTTAAGTAATTGATTATTCGATTAAAGCATCAATCATGCTTTCAATTTCACGGTTGGTATAGCCTATCAGGTCAATTGCATCAACAGGGCATACGGGTAAACAAATACCACAACCTTTGCAGCTTGAAACATTGATTTCGGCAACCTCTTTGCCATTCAAAC includes these proteins:
- a CDS encoding YeeE/YedE family protein, whose amino-acid sequence is METKPKPYMNPYLAGFLLGLVLLAAFFVTGRGLGASGAAKSVVIQTVATASPEYAAEHPFYAEYFREGPGPMKNWLVYLTLGVLAGAFFSGSMAGRLGFKVEKGPKISSGTRLIFATLGGLLFGLGAQFGRGCTSGAALTGMTILSTAGFVTMMAIFGSGYVFAYFFRKLWLK
- a CDS encoding YeeE/YedE family protein, yielding MGPLIPQGFVNPDLNLFFAFVIGLGFGYVLEQAGFSSSRKLAGVFYGYDFVVLRVFFTAATTAMTGLLLFNYIGWIDYSMLYINPMFVWSAIIGGVIMGLGFILGGFCPGTSLTAAVIGKIDAMFFIGGMFIGIFIFGQFYDTFEAIYLGNNLGGIFVYESLGMSREWFAMILILVALLAFVITQKIEDSVNDTPRVLREARPSHMMPAMLMILAGFVLLILPSQPRSNWKETGADKILAEMASKQHFTCPDEIAFSIMQGDKYPVLLVDVRDPTEFERFTLPGAINIPLAEILQRKWETVFENPDLKIALFSFSDTHAEEAWLIARRAGYENIKVLEGGLNNFLYSVFIEEVVPERQRPDCLELHTVRFRENAKNYFQSGQAIKMEDKSPVPVIKVVEIEMPASGGC
- a CDS encoding rhodanese-like domain-containing protein, with the protein product MKLKILTTLFGIAFIAGMFFSCGSNDNAASEPIASTEKTRLLLEWFEKNGNYINSPEIPSITDAQNVWAMREENIQIIDLRTPEEFSEGHIEHAVNVQAGNILDYFTHSINPKAFKSIFLVCNDLNISGYVCGVLRILGYDNVSAIRFGMSGWDRGISEKFWLANISSHLVGKLETTSNPKNKAGDYPGILSSGTSGFEVALERAAEVLKHDPKDYNISLKELSANPGDYYTVCYWPEDKYTSNGHLQGAIQYEPKKSLSRDTQLNTLPLDKQIVVYCYSGQHSTYVAAYLRMLGYDARSLSYGANGFIHEVMARTEPRPTRTFTEKLIQELPIVKQGLPAPGQQKAKEFETVTVQGGC
- a CDS encoding tetrathionate reductase family octaheme c-type cytochrome, giving the protein MQNFRTIITFLLAVIAPLIIITVVLREANTDNSKLESLREEYSAILQPGVDHGKHEILQQEFTNPHLITAACLSCHTERGKEVLGNAHWKWEREAFIPGKGVTYLGKKSLINNFCTGIASNEGSCNRCHIGYGWKDKSFDFTNEFNIDCLVCHDNTGTYEKAKGGAGYPVMGPDGPDFKNILANVGKPSRTNCGYCHFHGGGGNNVKHGDLEMALLTADRTIDVHMGVDGMNMQCVACHPAENHQMLGRYYGVSSSNTQRATCEQCHTAVPHTSSKLNEHTVKVACQTCHIPVYAKVNATKMSWDWSTATRRKEGLPYQELDSLGNELFTSIKGDFTWQRMVEPEYVWHNGTADHHLCMEKIDLNDLPLKINTLFGEYRDRNSKIYPTKVHRGTQPYDTENLTIIQPKLWDAEPGKGALWIDLDWEESLKRGMEYAELPYSGKHDFIPTEMFLPVNHMVSLASESLQCKDCHTRYDGRLKNLTDFYMPGRDYNAGIETFGQLLIILSLLGVIMHGSVRFITHKRKEDKVK
- a CDS encoding rhodanese-like domain-containing protein, with translation MNDSDHKMLNTGALIFVGVTLLVMFLQYIAGPGYKASNTEVLANAGGSERWMLPHQFRSIIENDQLQNYLLVDLRPREEFNQGSLPGAVNIPFENLLETKSMKSLKTNQPVLLFSGREAQSSVAGLLLYGEGFSNVFVLANNYSYIKDNVLGKFEPSTAFTHEEKARYDYHRFFKATPKPSSQPAASQPKIIETQVVSVEGGC
- the porU gene encoding type IX secretion system sortase PorU — translated: MKKFLVTVTALFFTLLAYTQSPSLLSEGDWYQIKTVEPGIYRLTFSHLNSLGINMSTLNPVNIKMYGNGGGMLPHAASAPLAQDFEEIAIYVNGQQNGVFNFFDYILFYGGSTTTLKYDETSQLYEHQLNHFADTTIYYFTIADSPGKRIDTINQSSLTPTDKILTYPDYVFHEAEIVNPLNSGRQWLGEEFTDANPQQFNFSLINVNPLTPLTIKWQVAALSDDLSTFNLMLNDLWIDSLNLAASLPLGHIRSASKTITSDDLSPDLLFSVDYESTAPESKGWLDYISINFRREMKMAGEQFHFRDPLVVGSGLIGEYTIADATDDLMVWDITDHNNASRVDATFSPETRSLSFVIPVEELYEFVATSPREFMAPVEMIAIPNQNIRGLPAADMLIISHPSLLTEAQQLATFHITHSGLTVHAIDVKMIYNEFSSGKQDVTAIRDMIRFFYDKAAEKNESLQYVLMFGMGSYDYRNRITPNSNLVPVYQSLNSLDPILSYNTDDFFATLQDGNGDWDMNMNSEPLDVAIGRLPATNAVEAKAMVDKIIHYSTNDQKYGQWRNVYTLVADDGDTGLHMNATEAVGETVEQSNPVFNQKKIYLDQFELQQTPDGPRYPEANEAIKQALNQGTLVFNYIGHSGPEGLAAERVLTAEDISALDNHDKLPLFIVMGSKYVNISDPGILYQGNDLMLREEQGAIAVIAPTAPVYASPNLSFNNALTNFIHTNSGPARVGNVMKQAKNEMSHVQNRRHALLGDPATQLSLPEQITVIDSVIGIAYQIFADTLAPAQGVVIKGSVIDHDGNVISGFGGTINLTLYERAYPDTTLGNQGDPFILMRRDDVILTVDGAVSDGKFEAQFQLPGELDREYGDLKLSWYALGTNADAAGAQFLMAGGGPFGIDDDIFAESLVNIYPTITRDLVFVDFLKQNHGFTNLSIINLAGNEVSRQNIAGKMRVQLSLGNLPSGIYIAVIQGNEYSVRRKLMVQ
- a CDS encoding cytochrome b/b6 domain-containing protein produces the protein MENTKRAYVYKGFERFWHWTQSFLIMFLALTGFEIHSSYTLFGFDSAVDLHNKAAWAFIVLIIFAIFWHITTGEWKQYLPTTKNLRAQLEYYITGIFRNAPHPTKKTVLSKLNPLQRLVYLGLKILIIPVMVVSGLLFMFYRYPQSGMIKSSNIESLEIIALLHTLGAFLLIAFLVVHLYLITTGHTVTSNLKAMITGWEELEDEAEAEVKEELV